GGTGGGAAAGGGTAGTGTGCCTAGGAGTGAGGAAGCAGGAGGCTGATGGCAGGTTCTCCCCAGGCCCTGTCCACGGACTCAGTGGAGCGCCTGCCTGTCTACAACAAGTCTGCCTGGCGCCACTACCAGACCATCCAGGAGGCCGGTGACTGGTGTGTGCCCAGCACAGAGCCCAAGAACACATCGACGTATCGGGTCAGCTAGGGGCCTTCTCTCCCTGGCACCTGGGAGGATGCTGCCACCTCTGAATCCAGCCACCACAGGGACCTTCCCCATCCCCTGGGGTACAGAGGGCGAAGCCGGGTCTCCCCAACGGCCAGGTCTGTCTTTGTAGAAATCTCAGTGACCCATCTGTGGTGGTCCCTAAGTGCCAATCTGTCTCTATGGAGACACCTAGGGGGTTTCCCTGGAGTCTGGTCTCCATGGTGACACTTGAGGGTTGTAGATGGCTCTACCTGATGGGGGTGCCCCAGAGACACTTCTCCACGGCAGTTCTCCCAAGACCAGAGCTGTCGGTTTTCTGCCAGAGACCCTGGGTCCCCTTCACTGCCTGCATAGTCCTGGCCTTCCGAGTGGCTGCCCTTGCTTGCCTTACCCCCACACCCTGTACTGGGCTGTGTCTTTTGTCAATGGGAAGAAGGGTGGCGTGCCCTCAGGTCtggagagaggatggaggggggCGGAGCACCCTTGACCCCAGTCCTACAGCCTCTCTGTCGCTACTCTGGGGACTTGAGAGTGGGTAGGTGGCTCTCAGCCAAGGCCCACTTCTAAAGTGGGGGCCCCTGAGGAAGCCCAGAGGTAACCCGGCCCCACCAGGATTCCAAGGTGATCCTGGCAATGTTTGTGATGCTTCCTAAACCCTTCCTTGCCCAGCATgtcctcacatgcacatacacaccccccCTCCCTGCCCAGTGTACACCCACCCTGTCCTGCCTGAGCTTTAGACCCCAAACCCCTGGGGCCCACCATGTGTGCGCAGGTGACTCACCCTAGGACACCCCATGTACATAGCCGGTTTTGTAATCTCAGATGccaaccctccctccccctccgcACACAGGGGTTAAAGCTGTGTGCCCCTCCCAGTGGCTGGGACGGTGACAGTGACATCCACAGTAAATAGATGAAATGAGACTGGCGTCCGGCTGGCTGccttgctgggggaggggagggagggggagtccACACCTGCACACCTGTGAAGGCCGGTCCTCCAGGATCAGCTGTACCCAGGACCTGGCCTCGCCGGCAACCTGCGTACACCACAAGGCAGGGCCATCCCCTCAGAACACCTGGCAGCCCGTCGCCCAGTGGGTACTCAAGGCGTAGCTTAGTCACTCGTCCCAGACAGAAAGATCATTGGTGTgtggtaaatatttattgaaagaagTTGAGAACCATCTCCCCCTTCACATGCAGGTGGGGCACACTTGGCTCCTGACAGCTTTAGGGACAGTAGGgcctccaccctccccacccagTCTAGATAGTGCCAATGCCCCTGTACCTTAGTTTCCCTCTGAGGCCCCTCTCCCAGTACAAATGGCTCAGCCCAAGCACAGGGCCCTGGCCTTCAGCCGCTTCcccaggcaggagagagggggttAGCATGCAGGTCCTGTCCACCCCTCCAGGAAGCTGGGAGGGATGGGAGTTTCTCCTCAGAAACCTcctgggcccagcagcagccgaCCAGCACCTGAGAAGCTGGGTCAGCATGGCAACTGGACCCTCTACCTCTGAACATAGCCTACACAGGACATGTGCCAGACCCACCCAGGGCTGGCCCAGGCCTCCCTGTAGCCTAGCAAACCTGAGCCAGCAACGTTTGTCCGCTCTCGGCCCACTGAGGCCTTGACACACCCCGGGGCACCTGGGGAGCCGATGGACCTTTCTGACCCAGCAGCTTCCAGGCCACCCTCAGATTGTGCCTCTGCCCGGCTGGGGTGACGGAAGTCACCAGTTCAGTGCCACCTAGGCACTAGTGGGGAGAAATGTCCCGGGTCCCCAGCAGCTCCCATTTATCCTGCCCCCAGAGACGGCCCAAGCACTCTCTGAGGAAGTGGATTCTAGCTCTGTGAAGGGGCCAAAGACCCACTCCTGACCCAGTGGAGAGGAGCAGTGCCGTCCTGTCCACTGGATCCTGCAGGGTAGTgagtgggggagagaaagagccCCCGCCTCCCTCCTGCAGTCCTCACAGAGGCCAGCTCACCCCGCACTGTCCGCTCTTCTCCACCTGGAGGAGGTGTCCGGGAATCTGCCCTGAGTGACTCTACCGCAGTGCCCACTGGCCTCTCTGGGGAGATCTGCTCTCCCACCACACAGCCACCTTCAAGAGCTGAGGAGACACAGCTCTGTCTCCCGTCGGGATGCCCAGGCCGCTGCTCTCTGAGCCTAGGAATCCTGGTCACGTAGGGCCTCTCTCGCGAGCTCACTTCCTGTTCGGTACCACTCTAGCCAGAGGGAAGAGGTTCAGCCCGAACCGGGCTCCTCTGGGCTCCAGATTTGCTGCGTTCCTGGCCTCTGCCCTCCTCATCTGCCACCTGCTTCCCCCTGGAAATCTGTGCCAAGCAAGTCCTCGAAATTGGGTTTATTCCTGGGCCCTCTCCCTGGGATCTCCCTCCGGAGGACTCGGTCCAAACAGGGTGAGAGGGGTCCTGTACCCCAAGAACCTGGTGCCTAGACCCTACTTCCCTGGTGAGGCCCATGCAGGTGGCTGCAAGTGCGCCGGGGTGCCAGCCCCGCCAGCCGTCCCTAGCTCTTCTTGGCCTCATGCTCACGGCGCCGCAGCTTCTCGCGCTGGCGCGCGGTCTTCTCCTGCGCCTTCCGTTCCTTCTCAGCAGCCGCTGCCAGCTCCTTCAACTTCCGCTTCACCAGCGCCCGGTCATGCGAGTTGCTAAGCCCCAGGCTCTGGGAAGAAACCCAGAATGAAGGGAAGAAGCCCAGAACACCCCTCCCACGTACTCCCCGCAGACCTCTGGAGTCTGCTCTGAAGAACGGCCTTCGCCTAGGGACTGGGCCGCAAGGGAAGGGGACTGGGTTGCAAGTGATCATTGAGATGGCCGTTGGCACTAAGCCATGTGTGCCCCATCCTTGGCTCCAGATCCACCTCAACCGAGGTGCCATGACCCTGCCCAACCTCCCGAGGTCCTCCGGATGGAGAATGATTTGCTCGTGGTCACACTGCTAGGCGGCAAGGTCTCTCCCCATTTCAAGATTTCCTGTGGGGTTGTCCTTCAAACCCAGGAACCTACAGGTGTTGGAAGCCACCCCTCTACACTATCCCCTTAGCACACCTCTACCATCAGGCTCTAAGACTGAATGTGGCATGGAGCTGGCCAGGAAAAGAGCCCTGGCTTCCCAACACTGGATGGGTAGTTCAAAGGGCAAGGTCAACACCTGGGCTGGAGCTAGGTCAAAGGAAGGTGGTGGGCTTGAGTTTCACCTCAGACTGGGGAGTCACACTACACTGCAAAGATTAGGTCAGAAGCCAGGCCAGCGGCTAGACAGGGAGAGGAAATCCCAGGTCAGTTCAGGAGACAAGTCAGGGCCAAAAGTCAGGGCAAAGGGGGTCCTTATCTCGCACCCTGACCAACCTTCAGTCTGCTCCCATCCAGCTGCAGGAGCTGCGGCCCGTCCACCTGTCGGGCAGCGAACTCGGCGGTGTACTGTTCCAGGTTGAGGCTACGGAGCCACTGGCCCACCTGCTGGCTGGTCCAGTGTTGTATGGTGGGGAGGGACTCGTCCAGGAACTGTGGTAGAGACGGGGAGAGTCAAGGCAGCCCGGCCTGGGGCCAGGCCCCCAGCAGGtcccaaggctagcctggctcaCCTCATCCGAAGACTGGGACAGCGTGTGGTAAGGATAGGAGCACTTGGACTCCTGTCGAGGACCACTGGGGATCTTGGGGCTGCTGCTGGGAGGGGTGGAGTCATCACTCAGGGTGGATTCCTGGACAGAAGGGGATGTGTGCTGAGGGCAAGTTcacctccccccgccccagcccATCACCTCGACCAGATGGACCCGAAATACTGGAGTAGACACCAGCAGTTGTTCCGTGCTCCTGACCATGAACCCAGACACAGGCTGTGATGATCAAGGGACACACCAGAACCTGAGCCCTCTAGGAGGGAGCTGGCTACCCAGAGGAGCTGGCACTAGCATTGAGTCGAGCAGAACTaacaggaggggaggaggctAGGTGCTGCCGCCTTCAGGTGGCCCACCAGGATTTCCCCGAGTCTGGGCCACGTGTCTCTGTTACATGGAACCCCTCTCCTAGGCCTCTTGCATCCCGGCTGGTGGGTACCCTCATTGGCCTCAGATCTCTATGAGGACTTGGGCCGTGTCTCACTCAGCAgggtgtctccccccccccaccagcacaaaggaaagaagggagggactGAGGAAGGATGCCCCGTGGTCAAAGGACAGAGTTGCACATCAGAAGGGTCTCCCCCGAACCCCAAGATTTATGCTTCTCCTAAGTCCTGGcaccacacacatctgtgcacatcTGGGAGCAAGTCCCTTTTCTCTGGGCCTCATTTGCTTATGTACAGTGCAGATAATAATGCCCGCCTTGGTTGGCTACAtcacaggaaaagccacacaTGAGTCCTGGACTCCGTGAAATCTAGCCGCCTGTGAGCGTCTGGAGACATTAGCATTGCTTGTGTGGCTGGTTCTCATTTCCTGGGGTCTGACGCTTTCAGAGCACTAGGTGGGGGACCTGCTCATCTCTCAGTCTCTGAAAATGTCCCACCATGCAGGTGGCCAGCTCTTGATGGTGTAGTCCGGGCCTGACTCAGGCAAACAGTACGAAGCAAGGGAACCTCAGAGTGAGCAGCGGGACTCGGTGGTCCCACACCAGTGCCGAGTGGAGGAAGCAGTGTGAATGGGTACGAATGCACGAGCCCATGAAGGAACGAGGCCAGAGAAGATGGAAGTCATGAGTCACTAGGTGACTCTGTGGAGGGACATGAGGGGTCCCAGAAAAACCTAGGTCCCAGTCCAAGCCCAGATGAAGTATGTCCTTGTCATGAGGCTGGAAGCCAGTGTGGGACGAGAAAGTCCTGGGGTTCCACTGGCAAGCATGGCACACTCTTGTAgccctaggccagcctgggctacagagtaaaagtGCTTCGGGGCAAAAAGACAGATGGAAGGGAGAGCCGGATGataagagggaaggagaaggagaaggaacaaAGACCCAGGCTTACCTGGGAAGCTGACTTCTTGGGGCTGAAGCCCTCATGTTTGGGGGAACAGGCCGGGGAGGTGGTGCTCCCTGAGGAAGCAGAGCCTTTGCCGCTGTCTGTGAACCAGGAaaagggcaggaagggggagctCCCTGTCCTTCCAGAACCTTCTACAGACTCCCTGTGGAGAAAACATCCAGCATGGTGTGGGTGTCCAGGAGAGGATGGGAGCCGCGGGTGGGTGCCGCGGGTACCTCTCACCTGCTGCCCATGGACAGGCGGTTGCTACCCTTCTCCTTGCGGCTCTTGCTGGTGGACGCTCGGCGGAGAGTGACCCTGTAAGGAGGTAAGGGGAATGGAGCACACCTGCCCACTGCGAGGTTCAGACCCCAACAGCTCCAAGGACCCATGCAAGACctgccccccacctcaccccaggtCCAGGAATTTTCTGCGAGTCTTCTTATCCAAGCCgatggtggggctggcaggctcAGGGGGGCTGGCATCCCGGCTGTCAtctttagaagaagaagaaaacagctaAAGCAGTGGTGGTTtgcctgcctcctgctgctgcccaTGTGGGGTGGTAGACATTTCTTGACTTAGAATTAGaccatctggctctggggttCTTCATTAGCTGTGTGACCCAGGAGAAGACACGCTCTCTGTTTTTTTGAGTTCCCCTTCATTTCAAACATAGAGACATGTCCATTTTACAGTATCTAATAGAAGCCTAGGCTTCTGCCTTTTACAAACTGTAAaagcaagccaggcggtggtggcgcacgcctttaatcccagcacttgggaggcagagccaggcagatctctgtgagttcgaggccagcctggtctacagagcgagatccaggacaggcaccaaaactacacagagaaaccctgtcttgaaaaacaaaacaaaaaaaaccaaaaaagcaaaactgTAAAAGCACTTGATAACTGAGAAAATAGGGCTatggatgtttgttttcatttgcttttgagacagggtctcaatgaaacccaggctaacctggaattcCCTATGTGGCCTTGGACCCCTGATTTTCCTGTCCTCACCTCCTGGGTACTGCAATTACCAGGGCACATCACCATATGTGGTGTGCTGTGACcatggcttcctgcatgctaggtatACTACTGACTTTATCTTGGCCATCTTCTAACTAGCCTTTCAATCTTGGCTCAAATGTCACCTCCTCAGGGAAGCCTTTCAGGTCAGGTGAGACTCTTcagcaactgtgtgtgtgtgtgtgtgtgtgtgtgtgtgtgtgtgtgtgtgtgtgtggtcccccCCCCCATAGCTTTTATTACATTTGTAACTATACGTTAATTATGGGgtggtttggttgtttctttcCTAAGCTACTCGTCCCCAGAGGCCAAGGACTGTATCACTGCTCTGTTTGGTCCCAGCGATGTCTGTCATATAGTGAGCTTCTGTAAATGAAGAATGGAACCTGCTGGTCATCCATCCTTCTACTTC
This Peromyscus leucopus breed LL Stock chromosome 8b, UCI_PerLeu_2.1, whole genome shotgun sequence DNA region includes the following protein-coding sequences:
- the Samd14 gene encoding sterile alpha motif domain-containing protein 14 isoform X1 — protein: MASSKLREPVDEVFDLDLAVPETTRLDSSLHKARAQLLAKGRRHRPSRSRLRDSASSAEDGEGSDGPGGKVTDGCGSPLHRLRSPLHSGPGSPASGSFCLEPPGLRRSLDEDEPPPSPLARYRPLHNAASHEGLAATSGSPPRSAPSSDSSPSFVRRYPRAEPHSEDDSRDASPPEPASPTIGLDKKTRRKFLDLGVTLRRASTSKSRKEKGSNRLSMGSRESVEGSGRTGSSPFLPFSWFTDSGKGSASSGSTTSPACSPKHEGFSPKKSASQESTLSDDSTPPSSSPKIPSGPRQESKCSYPYHTLSQSSDEFLDESLPTIQHWTSQQVGQWLRSLNLEQYTAEFAARQVDGPQLLQLDGSRLKSLGLSNSHDRALVKRKLKELAAAAEKERKAQEKTARQREKLRRREHEAKKS
- the Samd14 gene encoding sterile alpha motif domain-containing protein 14 isoform X2, which translates into the protein MTDAGDLDLAVPETTRLDSSLHKARAQLLAKGRRHRPSRSRLRDSASSAEDGEGSDGPGGKVTDGCGSPLHRLRSPLHSGPGSPASGSFCLEPPGLRRSLDEDEPPPSPLARYRPLHNAASHEGLAATSGSPPRSAPSSDSSPSFVRRYPRAEPHSEDDSRDASPPEPASPTIGLDKKTRRKFLDLGVTLRRASTSKSRKEKGSNRLSMGSRESVEGSGRTGSSPFLPFSWFTDSGKGSASSGSTTSPACSPKHEGFSPKKSASQESTLSDDSTPPSSSPKIPSGPRQESKCSYPYHTLSQSSDEFLDESLPTIQHWTSQQVGQWLRSLNLEQYTAEFAARQVDGPQLLQLDGSRLKSLGLSNSHDRALVKRKLKELAAAAEKERKAQEKTARQREKLRRREHEAKKS